gtaatttcttgTGTAGTAGAGCGTGGACTCTCACAAACCTGCCGTGATAATGTCAGTAAGTGAGTAGTTTTTACCTCACTCGTACTAACATTCACAGCGAGGAAAAAAAGCTTCAAAGGGATTCATAATTACCGCGGCATTCTCTTTGTAAACAAGGCTAATGTGTGCTGCTCGGCGGGGGTGGGACACAAAAACGTACAAGCGTATTAAAACAAAGAGCCACGAATTATATTATTGCATCACGCGCCGCTCTGAATAGTGACAAAAAACTCTAAATACATATacggtaagtctatcttgttggcGGGAAAGATAAACCTACTTCACAAAAACCTACACGCATATTATAGGAGCCAAGTATTTAGTATTGCATCACGCGTCGCTCTGAATAGTGACAAAAAGATCTAAATACATATacggtaagtctatcttgttggcACCAGGCATGAAACAAAAGCCTACACGCGTATTATGAAAAGAGCGACGAATTATAGTATTGCATCACGCGCCGCTCTGAATAACGACAAAAAGATCTAAATATTACCGCGGCATCTCTTTATGAACAAGGCTAATATGTGCTACGTGGTGTGTGCTGGGAAACCAAACCCTTCAACCCTATTTAAAAAGAGACAGGAATTGTAGTATTGCATCACGCGACGCTCTGAATaacgacattattattattattattattattattattattattattattattattattattattatcccacacaccatttattcttattattgccatttgtagtggtagtagtggtagtagtagtagtagtagtagtagtagtagtagtagtagtagtagtagtagtagtagtagtagtagcagtagtagtagtagtagtaataacagtaatagtagtaatagttgtagtagtagtagtagtagtagtagtaataacagtaatagtagtaatagtagtagtagtagtagtagtagtagtagtatcattacacacacacacacacacacacacacacacacacgagaacttGGCCCCCTTGCCTTCCCGGCCACTGACACTCACACCCTCTCCCCCAGGCGCCCTCACAACCCTGGTGCCCCTGGACAGGGAGGAACAGGCAGAGTACGAGCTGTGGGTGCGGGTGAGCGACGGCCAGCTGTCCTCCGTCACCCCGGTCTTCATCACCGTGAGCGACGGCAACGACAATCCGCCCGAGTTCCTGGAGCCGCTCTACCGCGTCACCGTCCCCGCCCGCAGCAAGACCAAGAAATGGGAGGCGCTCTTCAGGGTAAGTGGCCCCCTGCCTGAAGGCTTACACGCTCTTTATCTCTCATCACAAACAGTATCAAAGTGAATGTGGGGAAGTATTTAGAGCCCGCATTCTtatactctctcttctctcatctcaaaCAGTCTCTCACGCCATTGTGGGAGTTTGAAAGTAAACGTAGGGAAGTATTTAGGTAAGTGGCCCCCTGCTTAAAGGCTTACACGCTCTTCTCTTATCATAATAGAGTCTCATCTCCGACTTCAGGAGTTTGAAAGTGAATGtgggggcaccgttgccagattatcgtactcagagcctcgtgtttaccggtttctgagccatagctattgacaaaaaaaaacaatataatgaACCATTTTAACGATGACTATGTATGAGGGCAGTTGTTGGGgtagaggaggcagttttggggtcgaaaatcggcaaacatagcaggctgagtacgacaatctggcaacgttgtacagTGGGGgaagtatttagggcccggaaggctttcactctcccctttctcgttataaacagtctcaaaagtgaatgtggggaagtatttagggcccggaaggctttcactctcccctttctcgtcataaacagtctcaaaagtgaatgtggggaagtatttagggcccggaaggctttcactctctcttttctcgtcataaacagtctcaaagtgaatgtggggaagtatttagggcccggaaggctttcactctctcttttctcgtcataaacagtctcaaaagtgaatgtggggaagtatttagggcccggaaggctttcactctcttttctcgtcataaacagtctcaaagtgaatgtggggaagtatttagggcccggaaggctttcactctcttttctcgtcataaacagtctcaaagttaatgtggggaagtatttagggcccggaaggctttcactctcccttttctcgtcataaacagtctcaaagttaatgtggggaagtatttagggcccggaTTCTCACACGACCTCTTATCTCATCTCAAACTGTCTCACCGCCATCTTTGGGAATTTGAAATTGAATGATAAGTATGTAAGGAAGGAGCCCCCTGGTTGAATAcacgctctttctctctcaccataaacagtctcaaaagtgAATGTGGGGAAGTATTTTGGGTCCAGATTCTCAcatgttctctttctctcgttacaAACAGTCTCTtacgccatctttgggagcctgAAATTGAATGTGATGTAAGGAAGTAGCCCCCTGGTTGAAGGCTTACACGCTCTTTCCCTCTCACcataaacagtctcaaaagtgAATATGGGGAAGTATTAGGGCCCAGATTATCAcatgctctctttctctcgttacaAACAGTCTCTTACGCTTCTTTGGGAGCCTGAAAGTGAAAGTGGAGAAATATTTAAGGACGCAGCCCCCTGGTTGAAGGTTTgcactctctcttctcccatcatAAACAGTCTCTGTCATCTTCGCGAGTTTGAAAGTGAATGTGGAGTCGTATTTGTGGCCCAGAAAATAGGTTTGATAGATTTTTAAAGGCACTGAATGGAAAAGGTTGGGGTGTTTTTTTTATAAGTGGTGCGAACGTAGCAGTTAATATAAATAAGAACAGAAACACAGAAACATTAAATACTTAGATACGTAAGAATAGAAACatacttagatagatagatagatacgtagagagaaagatacagagacaGTTAGTTCTGAGTCTATATATCAGCCACATAACAAAACAATCAGATCGCAAGCTCCCAATCAACGTATGCTTAACAAAACCTGAGATTCACAAAGCCACGAAGAACCTCTAGAAAAGACCACAGGCACAACACtacagtctgttcacttaagtccgacccaagctgacaacataaacctaagcatgtttgcaagctgagtgctgattggctactgctatggcttctaagttttctttaacctctgtttgtgtttatctcacgcagcactttatgataatctgcactgtgcttacaaacacgcttaggtttatgttgtcagcttgggtcagacttaaccCTTTCTTGCCCGAATTATTATCAGCATTAAAGAAAAATGTTTTGTAGCGTAAATAAACGAAAAATGAGCCATTGAAACCATTTATTGcaaaaaaatgttttttttaaatCCCCTAGGGCATTTAAACCAAAAGGTGACCAATAGGACCTATTGGGCACTTGACCATTTTGaatgcaaaaaaagaaataagtcaATTGATTGAATTATATTGAAATTTCACATGAACAAAGTAGATGAGTGACAACATAAAAATATAATATTAATGATGTAAAGTTTTCCTAATAGGTAAATACATTATTTTTCCTCACTGAAACTTGTAACTGATGCTTTTACTTCACTAATTTCCATTATTACTGGTGAAATTCTAGGAAGCAATTCTTCTTTTGGTCGCAGCACAAGTGCACACTGCATTTCAGACAGTGCATACGCACTTTGCTTTTGCACCCTGGGAGTTTGCATGTCTCTCGGTTTGCTGAGACAGCAGGAAAGTGACCTATGCCATCCTTGCGGACGTCATCTTCAGGGATGGGTTTTGTTGCTCTcccacatttcttctttttctcaaagTTCACCTTTACAACATCAGTTGatggtcttcctcttttctttctcaaatCCTTGCCACTATTTGTGAGTGAGTAAGCCAGTTTTAATTTGAAATCACAAAGAGCATGTTGTTTTTTATCAGGTATTCCAAGTGAGGTAGCGGAACGCCTGTAAACTAGCCAACTATTGACTACTGCCATGTCAAAGAGATGAAAAACAAGCCTCAGATAGTATTTCCTAGACCGAAAAGACATTCTATAGTATGCAAGGAGTTGGTCTTGGAGATCTACACCTCCCATATGCTCATTATACATTTTGACAATACTGGGTACAGGAACTTcaacttgttcttttcttttcctatcataTCTAACACATGTCTGTAGTGGCTGAGAAGTAGCAAATGTTGAAGTTAGGCACACTCCTTTATTATCGTACCATTTGATTGCATTTGTAGTAACTCCCTCTTCATTTGTTGTCACCCATTCATCATAACTTCCTCTGCCTTTGGAGGCTAGCTGTTTATCAGACTGGAATGATAAACCTGGAAGTCTTCTACTTTGAACTGTACCACAGCACCAAATTCCTTTAGTTGCCAAGTATTCTACTTATGGGAGAGAATTGAACCAATCGTCAAAGTACAATTTATGGTTCTTGTGATAAGGTATCACTTCTGCTAAATGTAAAACTGCATTGGCACTTGGACCAAGGTCAGGCACATCATTCTTATCTACAGGATCAATTTTACCTGTGTATGGCCTGAAATCATACACATAACCCTTATCATCTGCTAGTACAAATATCTTATATCCCCATTTAGAGGGTTTCTTAGGGTTGTACTGCTTCATGCTTGAAGCCCCCTTGAATGGAACAATTTGTTCGTCTATACTCAGATGTTCTATCATGGGAACTTTCCTAAACTCTTGTCTCAAATGGTCAACCAACATTCTTACTTTGCATAATTTGTCAGTCTTGTCAATGGTATTATTATTCACTAGGTGCAAATGGGACTTGATCTCTTCCCACCTATTCCTACTCATAACTGATGATACAGCGTCACTCATTGTGTAAGAAGACCAATGAAGACGTGTATTGGGTATCTTACTAACTGACATGAAGAAGGAACATCCTAGCCATTGTTCAAATTCACTACATGTAAGACTTAGTGGCTTATTTGGATTTTGCTGCAGAGCATACAAATTGCATTGCTCAACAATGTCTTTGAGAAAATCATCAGACAAAAACTTCTTGAAATACTGCAAAGGTGTCAGCAAAACCTCATCTTCTGACTGCTCTTCACTATCAAAAACAGGAATGGAAGGTGGTCCTCTTGTTTGAGTAATTTGTTTCCAGATGATGCGTCTCTTTCTTTTACGTTTAGCTGGAGGATGAGGAGCTTCAATAATTTCTGCATCATCCAATACCAAAACAACtgtatcttcatcctcttcttcctcactactGCTGCCAATATCTGTTGAAAATGTTATTTTACACATTAGTGAATCATGGATAATTGAAAACATTTCTCTCACTACCCTTGTTGCTGTTTGCTTCTCTTATAATGATTTAAATTATAACCTCATAAGAAAACTATATAAACAGTTCCTTCCCTATTATTTTTCTAGTTACTCGTTAGATTATATATTATTTGTAATTTtagcctaatatatatatatatatatatatatatatatatatatatatatatatatatatatatatatatatatatatatatatatatatatatatatatatatatatatatatataatcagcatcatcatcatgtaTATATGATATCACACATGCACAAACAGAATAGACCGTCATCGCCAGGTAAAGTGTGCGTCCATTACCTGGTATTTCGGGATCGCCGATGTCATCAATTTCATTGTCATCATATTCACCCATATTTTCAGTGTCACTACAGGTGAGGCTCTCTGCTATTTCTTCACTGGtcaatgttttcttcctcttcttgtaaaACTGCTTCGGGGTCATTTTTACTCCAGAAGGTCCTGAAAGGGAGAAGTTTACCATTGCGTTATTTGTTATGTTGCTATTCAAGTATTGACCTTACAAAATAATTACAGTACACTTTTATCAATGAAACACCTCATATATATGCCATATGTTATGATACCGTTGACATGTAAGGTATATGCTTGTCATATTCATAGAAAAACGCAGAGGTAAATGCTTGCTATTGTTGAAAATATAACTGAGCAATAACCTACGAGCGTGCCCAATGGGACCATTCGGTCACTTTTACTGAAAGCCTAGTGACACCTCTACGTATACTTATAAGCTGACAGATACTACTATATTTTATTTGTCTATACATTGAGATATATACTGTATTTTATTTGTACAAATGAAATTACCTGCGACAGCATCCATTGTGGCTAAAGTGGCTGGAGTGGAGCTACGTCAGACACGCGTCCACCCCCCTCAGCTTCGAGCTTCATACTGGCGGGAAGTCTTCTGCTGCTGGAAACTAATGGTATCACGTGGCTCACAAAATAGGACCAAACGGTCCTGATGAGCGTACGGCGTTAAAAGACGTGCACACTTACCATAGAGTTAATGCAAATAAAAGAGGACCGAAAAGTCCTATTGGGCAGGATAgggttaagtgaacagactatacctGGCTGGCTACGAGGGCTCCGCTAGttaaaggtccatattcttaaacgtatcgggctaccattgtgactatttcccaaggccacggagaagattaaccgggtttacATGAGTGTTTTTGGAGGTCTGGTAGTTGACGGTCCAAAttcctaaacgtatcgggctcccattgcgactatttcccaaggccacagagaagattaaccgggttttcatgagtgtttttggagGTCTGGTAGTTAAAGGTCCAAATTCCTAAACGCATCGggccaccattactactatttcccaaggccacagaaaagtatagccgggttttcatgagtgtttttgaagGTCTCCGGTAGTTAAAGGTCCAAAttcctaaacgtatcgggctcccattgccactatttcccaaggctatagagaagattaaccggattTTCATTGGTGTTTCTGAAGGTCTTATAGTTAAAGgtctatattcttaaacgtatcgggctactATTGCCACTatatcccaaggccacagagaagattaaccgggtcttcatgagtgtttttgaagGTCTCCGGTAGTTAAAGGTCCAAATCCACCTATCCACtatcctatccactcgacacaatcttccaaacaactatcccctattctttgacaacacccagctatcaccttcttcaacactaaacattctcggtctatccttaactcaaaatcttaactggaaacttcatatctcatctcttactaaatcagcttcctctaggctgggcgttctgtaccgtctccgccagttcttctcccccgcacagttgctatccatttacaggagccttgtccgccctcgtatggagtatgcatctcatgtgtgtgtgaggggggggtccactcacacagctctccttgacagagtggagtcaaaggctcttcgtctcatcagctctcctcctcatactgatagtcttctacctctcaaattccgccgccatgttgcctctctttctatcttctatcgatattttcatgttgactgctcttctgaacttgctaactgcatgcctcccctcctcccgcggccccgctagaCACGActgtctactcatgctcatccctatactgtccaaaccccttatgcaagagtcaaccaacatcactgtttcatccctcacgctggtaaactctggaacaatcttccttcatctgtatttcctcctgcctacgacttgaactctttcaagaggagggtatcaggacacctctcctcccgaaattgacctctctttttggacactccattgacctctattcaggagcagtgagtagcggtcttttcttttttttttttttttctttttcttgcgcccttgagctgtctcgttactgtaaaaaaaaaaaaaatcataaacgtatcgggctcccattgccactatttcccaaggccacagagaagattaaccgggttttcatgagtgaatTTCGAAGTTTCCGGTAGTTGAaggtccatattcctaaacgcATCGGGCTACCATtgtgactatttcccaaggccacagagaagattaaccgggttttgatgtgtttttttaagGTCTCCGGTAGTTAaggtccatattcctaaacgcATCGGGATCCCATTGcagctatttcccaaggccacagagaaggttaaccttGGTTTTCATGCAGCGTTGCcaactcaactggaaacttcacatctcctctcttcaaatcagtttcctcgaggttgggcgttctgtatcatctctgccagttcttctcccctgcgcagttgctatccatatacaggggccttgtccgccctcgtatggagtatgcatctcacgtgtgggggggctccacgctcacagctcttctggacagagtggagtctaaggctcttcgtttcatcagctctcctcctcctactgatagtcttctacctcttaaattccgtcgtgatgttgcctctctttctatcttctatcgatatttccacgctgactgctcttctgaacttgctaactgcatgcctccccccctcccgcggccccgctgcacacgactttctactcatgctcatccctatactgtccaaaccccttatgcaagagtcaaccagcatcttcactctttcatccctcacgctggtaaactctggaacaatcttccttcatctgtatttcctcctgcctacgacttgaactcttttaagagaagggtatcaggacacctctcctcctgaaaatgacctctctttcggccacctcttttaattcttttttaggagcagcgagtagcgggctttttttataatattgtttcctttttttgtgcccttgagctgtctccttcgttgtaaaaaaaaaaattatcgcattgtattttcgtaatttcggaccgataactatggcaaaaaggaaaaaaaagagcatcaataaataacagctttaacgcaagctataattttctatcgttatttgtgcaggtacgagagtttgaggcttaaaaatgataaatacaatgtggtgaatacgataatctggcaacgctgtttCCATGAGTGTTTCTCCCGTTCAAGGTCCAGAGGGCGTGTCAAGCCATCACCGTCAGCAccaaaacagtccacgaaaaacccagcgtcggtgttctcagacgcttccgcctcgcacatcaactatttccaagggccgaaaggGAGATTAATCGCTATCCAATGAGTGTTTGTGTGGACTCACGGCAGAAAAGAATAATCAACCTACCAGAAGGGCTACGcaactacctctgcaaattccccaaacacctacgaaagctttatcaaatccgtggacttgggcgccgaaatgtttaagaatatggcctctggcagcttctacgagaggcttttcagacaGGCAATGTGAAGCGcccata
This region of Eriocheir sinensis breed Jianghai 21 unplaced genomic scaffold, ASM2467909v1 Scaffold41, whole genome shotgun sequence genomic DNA includes:
- the LOC126992167 gene encoding piggyBac transposable element-derived protein 3-like isoform X1 — protein: MVNFSLSGPSGVKMTPKQFYKKRKKTLTSEEIAESLTCSDTENMGEYDDNEIDDIGDPEIPDIGSSSEEEEDEDTVVLVLDDAEIIEAPHPPAKRKRKRRIIWKQITQTRGPPSIPVFDSEEQSEDEVLLTPLQYFKKFLSDDFLKDIVEQCNLYALQQNPNKPLSLTCSEFEQWLGCSFFMSVSKIPNTRLHWSSYTMSDAVSSVMSRNRWEEIKSHLHLVNNNTIDKTDKLCKVRMLVDHLRQEFRKVPMIEHLSIDEQIVPFKGASSMKQYNPKKPSKWGYKIFVLADDKGYVYDFRPYTGKIDPVDKNDVPDLGPSANAVLHLAEVIPYHKNHKLYFDDWFNSLP
- the LOC126992167 gene encoding piggyBac transposable element-derived protein 3-like isoform X2 — protein: MDAVAGPSGVKMTPKQFYKKRKKTLTSEEIAESLTCSDTENMGEYDDNEIDDIGDPEIPDIGSSSEEEEDEDTVVLVLDDAEIIEAPHPPAKRKRKRRIIWKQITQTRGPPSIPVFDSEEQSEDEVLLTPLQYFKKFLSDDFLKDIVEQCNLYALQQNPNKPLSLTCSEFEQWLGCSFFMSVSKIPNTRLHWSSYTMSDAVSSVMSRNRWEEIKSHLHLVNNNTIDKTDKLCKVRMLVDHLRQEFRKVPMIEHLSIDEQIVPFKGASSMKQYNPKKPSKWGYKIFVLADDKGYVYDFRPYTGKIDPVDKNDVPDLGPSANAVLHLAEVIPYHKNHKLYFDDWFNSLP